In Actinoplanes lobatus, the DNA window CGCCTCGGGAAGAGCACGGACGTCCTCGGCGACCGGGATGGCCACCCGGTCCTCCGTGCCGAGCACGGCCATCACGGTCGGCATCATCACGGAGACCGCCCTGGCGTACCCCTCGGCGGACGGGTGGAAACGATCCGAGCTGTACATCCGCCCCGGGTCCGCCTCGAACATCGGGCCCAGCAGGTTGCCCAGCGACACCGTCCGGCCGCCGGCCTCGACCACGGCGATCGTCTGCGCGGCCGCCAGCTGCCGGCTCCAGCGCCGGGCCAGCCAGCGCAGCGGCGGCTTGATCGGCTGGATCGCGCCGAGATCGGGGCAGGTGCCGACGACCACGCGGCACCCGGCCGCGCGCAGCCGGCGCACCGCGTCACCCAGATGGCGGACGGCCGCGTCGCGCGCCGAGAAGTGCGTGACGTCGTTCCCCCCGATCAGGATGATCGCGAGGTCCGGTTCGTACTCACATGCGGCGTCCACCTGGTACGGAAGGCCGGCCGAGACCGAACCGACCACGGCCAGCCGGTGCAGCCGGACCGGGCGGCGCAGACGGCGGGACACCCCGGTGGCGAAGAGCGCGCCGGGTGTCTCACGGGGACGGTGGACGCCGTACCCCGCGGCCGAGGAGTCGCCGAGGATCACCAGGTTGACGGGCTGCCCGCCGAACTTCGCGCCGTAGACGCCGTCACCGCGGGGCGGGGGCGCCTCGGCCATCGGGATGATCCGGCGGGCGTCGGCGGCCTGGCGCATCAGCAGGCCGGCGGAGAGAGCCGTCAGCCCGGCGACCGCGCCGGCGGCCCGGGCGGCCACCCGGATCCATCGCCAGTGGGCACTGCTGGTTGCATCGATGGTGCTCATAGTCTCCCTCGCTGTCGCTCGAAGGGAACCATCCGGCTCGCCCATGATCGGCGTTGCTTGTCGGAATTCGAGGCTAACTCGCAATGGCGAGAGGCAATCATGGCGCGCCCACGTCATGCTTGAGTTGCCGAAAGGGGAACACAGATGGCCAAGACGTTGAAACGTGCCGCGGCGTTCACCGCGCTCGCCCGGGCGCTCACCGCGGGCACCCGGGGCGGTCCCACGATCGCCCAGAGACTCGGCGCGCTGCCCCGCATGATCGCGGCCACGGTCCGGGGGCGGTATGACGGCGGCGCCCGGCTGGCGCTGATGGTGGCCGCGACAGCGTATGTCGTGTCCCCCGTCGACGCCGTCCCGGAGATGTTCCTCGTCTTCTTCGGGCTGATCGACGACACGGTCGCGGTCACCTGGCTGGCCGGCATGATCCTCAGTGAGACGGAACGGTTCCTGGAGTGGGAGCGGACCCCGCCCGCCCTGGTCGTAGAGTGAAGCGTGCGCTATTACGACAACGTGGTCGAGATCATCGGTAACACCCCGCTGGTCCGCCTGAACAGCGTGACCGAGGGCATCAGCGCCACCGTGCTGGCCAAGGTCGAGTACATGAACCCCGGAGGTTCGGTCAAGGACCGGATCGCGCTGCGGATGGTGGAGGACGCCGAGAAGGCCGGCCTCCTCAAACCCGGCGGCACGATCGTCGAGCCGACCAGCGGCAACACCGGGGTCGGCCTGGCCCTGGTGGCGCAACAGCGGGGCTACAAGTGTGTCTTCGTCTGCCCCGACAAGGTCAGCGAGGACAAGCAGAACGTTCTGCGGGCGTACGGCGCCGAGGTGGTGGTCTGCCCGACCGCCGTCGCGCCGGAGGACCCGCGTTCCTACTACAACGTGTCCGACCAACTGACCCGGGACATCCCAGGCGCCTGGAAACCGGATCAGTACAGCAACCCGGCGAACCCACGCTCGCACTACGAGCAGACCGGGCCGGAGCTCTGGGAACAGACCGGCGGGAAGATCACCCACTTCGTGGCGGGCGTCGGCACCGGCGGCACGATCAGCGGCGTCGGGCGCTACCTCAAGGAGCAGGGGCCGGTCCAGGTGATCGGCGCCGACCCGGAGGGCTCCGTCTACTCGGGCGGGACCGGGCGGCCGTACCTGGTCGAGGGCGTCGGTGAGGACTTCTGGCCGTCCGCGTACGACCGGGAGGTCACCGACGACGTGATCGAGGTGAGCGACTCGGACTCCTTCGAGATGACCCGCCGCCTGGCCCGCGAGGAGGGCCTGCTGGTCGGCGGCTCGTGCGGGATGGCCGTGGTGGCCGCGCTCGAGGTCGCCCGCAAGGCCGGGCCGGACGACGTGATCGTGGTCCTGCTGCCGGACGGTGGGCGTGGCTACCTGTCCAAGATCTTCAACGACCGGTGGATGGCCCGGTACGGATTCCTGCGCACCCAGGAGGGCACCCCCACGGTGGCCGACGCCCTGGCCGGCAAGGGCTCCGAGATCCCGCCGCTGATCCACGTGCACCCCACCGAGACGGTCCGCGACGCCATCGACTACATGCGGGAGTACGGCGTCAGCCAGCTCCCGGTGCTCAAGGCCGAGCCCCCGGTGGTCACCGGGGAGGTGGCCGGCTCCATCTCGGAGAAGGTGCTGCTGGACGCGCTCTTCACCGGCCAGGCCCACCTGCACGACACGATCGAGCGGCACATGAGCCAGCCGCTGCCGATGATCGGCGGTGGCGAGCCGGTGGCCGAGGCCGTCGCCCTCCTGGAGAAGGGCGACGCCGCGATGGTCCTGGTCGACGGCAAGCCGGCCGGTGTCCTCACCCGTCAGGACCTGCTGGCCCACCTCAGCTAGGCGAGGTGGGCGACCTGCTCCCAGGCCGGGTCGGGCGTGACGGTGATCCGGACACGCCCGTCCGGCCAGGCGGCGGTCAGCGGCTTCAGGGCCTCGGCGGCAGCCGGACGGTCGGCGTAGAGGTGCGTGGTGCGGACACCGTCCGATGTCTCGTGCGCGACGAGGACCGCGCCGTCCAGGTGCCGGGCGATGTGGTCCTCCAGCGCGTAGAGGTCCGGGAACGCCTCCTTGGCCGGGAACCCGTTGTCGTCGCGCCGCGAGTACGGCACCTCGACCCGGATGTGCAGGTCGTGCCCCGGCCAGCGGGCCGGCCGCAGTGGCGTCTGCGCCATGGCCACCAGCGGCCTGCCACGTCGGGTGCCGGACATGGACAGCCACGGCTCCTCGCCCTCGGCCGGCGCCAGCCCGCCCACAACAGCGGCCAGCTCCGGGCCGGTCAGTGACGCGCCGGGCCCGGATGCCGGCGTGACCGCGCCCACCCAGATCCCCACGGCGTCCTCCCCGAGGATCCAGTCCAGCGAGAGGAACGTGATCTGGGTGCGGGCGCCCTCGGGCAGCTCCGGGAACCGCGGGTGCCACACCTCGACGTGCACCCGGGGCCGGTCCTCGTCGACCTCCGCGCTGAACCGCAGCTCGGCCAGGTCGAGCCGGTGCCCGGCGATCTCCAGCTGGGCGTCCGCCAGGGCCGTGGGATTGCCCTGACGAGCCGTGGCGTAGCCGAACGTCTCGTCCGGCGGTGGGCCGGCCCGCCGCCAGCGCTCGGCCAGCGCCCGGAGCCGCGGATCGCCGACCGCGCTGATCACCAGCAGGTGCCGCGACGACGTGCCCGCGGTGAACTCCCAGTCCAGCTCCGGATGGATCGCCGAGACGGCGGCGCCCATCTCGGCGATGAGAGCATCATCGGGATGCCCGGCGATCTGCCTCTCCGCCCGGGGCCGGGCGGTCGCCCACCAGTCCCAGAACCGCTCGATCGCCGCCGCCGGATCCGGCTCCGTCTTACGTCGTCTCTTGAAGATCACCGGCGCACCGTACTGCCTGGGACCGACATTTTCGTGAGCCCGTGGGCCATCGATGCTCGTGCGGAGGGAAACCGCTCGGTTCATGGATTGTTACGGATAGTCGCCGCAATCGCACAGACAGTCCGACCGGCCGATGAGCCGCTGCGGTTGTATGTGTCGTGACGGAGCTATGAGCCACTCCCGGACGGAGGGGTAGGGGATGGTCGACGTCGACGAGGCGGCGCCCGCCGACATCGTGGACCGCCTGCTGTGGCGGGACGCGCAACGGATGCTCGGGCGCCACGTGGCGAACGGCGTGGACGGCCTGGAAGGCACCTGCGACTGGTGCGGATGGCGCTGGCCGTGCTCGGCCCGCCGTCTGGCCGAGCGGGCCGCCGCGGTCGCCCGGCGGCCGTGGCGTGAGGCCTGGACCCTGCGCCACGACCTGAACAGCATGCGTTCCCTGCCCGGCAAGCGGGCCGGTGCGGACGAGATCGGCCGCTACGGCGCCGGCCCGTACCACCGCAACGACGACAACCGGAGGTATCTGGCCTGATTTTTGAACCCTGACGTCGCCGACATGCTTGACCGTCCCCCGGCAAGTGCGGCTTCCCGGCCCGGCCGACGTCGCCCGGCGGTGACACCGGTGCGCCCCGCCAGCGCTCCGGTGTCCCGCGCCCAGACCCGCTCTTGAACTGGATCCCAGATCGGCACGCCTCCGCTGATCGAGCGCCTCCGGCCAGGCGCATCCGGTTCGGGCGGGGCGGTGGGCGGGAGCACGAGACCAACAGGTTCCCCCGCATTCACTCGGTCCCGTGCTCCCGCCCGACCAGCGCCCCACGTCTACAACGGATGTGAATACCGCAGCTGCGGCAGGTCCCGGTCGTTGACCGGGGCGACCCGGACCGCCCCGTCCGGGAGCCAGCCGCCCTTCTCGTAGAAGCGCCGGGCCACCGCGTTGTCCTCCAGCACCCACAGCACCGCCCGCCCGGCCCCGAACCCGCCCAGCCGCTCCAGCGCGTCGACCATCAGGCGCCGTCCGACGCCGGTGCCGACCCGCTCCGGGGCCAGATGGATCGCGTACAGCTCGACGGCGCCTTCGGTCTCGCTCGGGCCCAGGTAGGTGAAACCGGCCAGTTCGCCGTCCACCTCGGCGACGGTCATCCGGTGCGTCTCCCGCTCCCACCGCCAGCGCTCGACCCACCAGGCGCTCATCGCCTCCGGCCCGCGGGCCGCGAACGTCTCGGCCGGAATCAGATGGGCGTAGGCAGCCGCCCGGGAACGGTGATGCAGCGCGCCGATCGCGGCCAGGTCACCGTCCTCAGCGGGACGAAGCGAAACGGTCATGGGCCGACGTTAGCCCGGCTCCGGCGGCTACCGCCGCGGCGGCACGGGCACCCGCATCAGATCCTCGGCGATCACGATCGGGCCGTCGAACTCCTTGCGTGCCTCCTCCAGGAAGCGGTCCGGCTCCGGGTAGCGCTGGGAGAAATGCGTCAAGACCAGTTTTCGTACGCCGCACTCGCGCGCGACCGCGGCGGCCTGCCCCGCCGTCAGGTGCCCCACCTGGGCGGCCAGCTCCGTGTCCTCGGCCAGGAAGGTGGACTCGATCACCAGCAGGTCCACGCCGTCGGCCAGCGCGAACACGCTGTCGCACAGGCCGGTGTCCATCACGAAGGCGAAACTCTGGCCGGGGCGGACCACGCTCACCTCCTCGAGCGCGACGTCACCCAGCCGGCCGGCCCGCAGCAGCTCACCGACCGCCGGGCCGCTGATGCCGCGCTCGGCCAGCAGCGCGGGCACCATCCGGCGGGAGTCGGGTTCGGCCAGGCGGTACCCGTACGTCTCGATGGAATGCCGGAGCGGCAGCGCGGTGAGGCGCCCCGCCGGGGTCTCCACCGCGAAGCCGGCGCCCACCGGACCGGGCACGATGTCGGCGTTGTCCCAGTAGCTGGTGGCATGCCGCAGGCGGTCGTAGAACTCCTGGCCGCCGGCCGGGTAGTGGACGTGGACCGGGTGCGGCACCCGGTCCAGCGAGATCCGCTGGAGGACGCCGGGCAGGCCGAGACTGTGGTCGCCGTGGAAGTGGGTGATGCAGATGCGCCGCAGCGGGGTGACCGGGAGGCCGGCCATCAGCAGCTGGCGCTGGGTGCCCTCACCCGGGTCGAAGAGGATCACCTCGTCGTCCCAGCGCAGCAGGTAGCCGTTGTGGTTGCGGTGCCGGGTGGGCACCTGGCTCGCCGTGCCGAGCGCGACAAGCTCCCGCATCCGTTCCTCCCCGGTGGAAATGAAGCGACCCCTGGGGACTTCCACACTCGCGAACGAGTGTGGTCCGGTCGGACTAGGCCGGATCCCCAGGGGTCGGGTGGCTGTCGTGTACTCGCCAGACCGTTGCCACACGGTCTCGACTCTTTGATCATTTTTAAGATCAAATTCGGACGCTTATCAAGAAGATCGTTTGACAAGCGTCCCAAGCTGTCGAGGACAGCGGCTAGCGGACAGCCACCTCACGAGTCCCGTTGCTACTCAACTTTGGACCACCTCCCTTCACGTGTACGGCCACGTTATCCACGAGGGGCCGGGAGCGCCAACGATTTTGAATCACTCAGAGCCGCGGGAATACCTGGGGAGAGGCATCGGGATTCTCCACCACGAGATTGGCGGAGCCGACGATCAGCGGGTCCGGGGCGCCGACGATCTTGATGTCTTTGCCCTCGTAGTCGAAACGGTGCAGCACATACCGCATCGCCTCCAGCCGGGCCCGCTTCTTGTCGTTGCTCTTCACCACCGTCCACGGGGCATCCGCCGTGTCGGTGTAGAAGAACATCGCCTCCTTGGCCTCGGTGTAGTCGTCCCACCTGTCCAGCGAGGCCAGATCCATCGGGGAGAGTTTCCACTGCCGGACCGGGTCCACCTGCCGGATCGCGAACCGGGTCCGCTGCTCGCCGCTGGTCACCGAGAACCAGAACTTCACCAGGTGGATCCCGGAGCGGACCAGCATCCGCTCCAGCTCCGGGGTCTGGCGGAGGAACTCCAGGTACTCCTTGCGCTCGCAGAAGCCCATCACCCGCTCGACGCCGGCCCGGTTGTACCACGACCGGTCGAAGAGCACGATCTCACCGGCCGCCGGCAGATGCTTGATGTACCGCTGGTAGTACCACTGGGTGCTCTCCCGCTGGTTCGGCTTCTCCAGGGCCACCACCCGGGCGCCACGCGGGTTCAGATGCTCCATGAACCGCTTGATCGTGCCGCCCTTGCCGGCCGCGTCCCGGCCCTCGAACAGGACCAGGAGACGGTTGCCGGTCTCCTTGCACCAGTTCTGGAGCTTCAGCAGCTCGATCTGGAGCAGCCGCTTGTCGTGGTCGTAGTCGGTGCGGGACAGGCGCTCGTCGTACGGGTAGTCCTCCCGCCACGTGGCCACCGGCTGCCCGTCGGCGTCGAGCAGGCGGGGGTCATCGTCCGCGTCGTCGAGGACGCGGTAGCCGGCCAGTTCGGCGATCGGCCCGTCGTAGGGATGGGTGCTCGCCAGCTCGTACTCCGATTGCATGACCCGACTTGATACCCCCGTCCGCCCCGAACACAACGTCCTTGATCAGAACAGTCGCCGGACTCTGCGCCGGCGCGCCGCCTTCGCCAGGCCGGGCACCTTGGCCAGCTCCTCCCGGCCGACCTGCTCCTGGCGCCCGTACAGCACACCGAAGTGGAAACTGCCCTCGCCCAGCTCGCGCAGAACCCCACGGGCGACGTTCGAATCCTGGTACGACCCGAGGCCGTCCTGTAGCGCGGTCAGCCGCTTCACCAGGCGTTTCGCGTCCTGACCGTGCCCCGGGACGAGCAGCTCGACGGAATACCGTGCCTGCTTGAAGCCCTTGCGGGACTCGTGGATCTCCTCCTCCACCCCGCTCGCCAGCGCCGCGTCCAGCCGATCGTCCGCTTTGGCCAGCACCTTCCGGGCACGGTTCACCGGGTCCGGGGTGTGGAACGGATCGCCGTCGACCAGCTCGTCGATCCGGTCCAGCAGATCCAGGTAGCGGTCCGACTCCAGAGCCCCGGCCAGCTCGGTGCGGCCGGTCTCGATCTGGTCCTCCAGGTGGGCGCGCACCCGGTCGGCGGCCGGGGCGAACTCCGGTCCCGCCTCCTGGACCAGGGCGAGCAGCTTCTCCTCCAGGACCTGTGGGTCACGGACCGCGCCCAGCACCCCGGCCAGCCAGCGCAACTCGTCACGGATGCCGGTGTCCGGGATCGACTTCCGGTACGTCTTCAGCGTGCTGCGCAGCCGCCGGGTGCCCACCCGCATCTGGTGCACGGCCCGGGGCTCGCCACGACGGGCCGCCGGGTCGAAGCCGATGATGGCGTCGCGCTGCTCACGGGCGTACGCCAGAACGGGGTTGACCTTGATCTTGGTCGGTTCGGCCGACCGGTGCTCGGCGAGCCGGCCGGCCAGCGCCCGCGCCACCTTGGAGGGCCCCTCGGCCGGTCGCGCGCCGGCGGCGAACAGAGCCTCCTCGACCGCGTCGAGCACCGCCGCGTCGCCGGAGACCAGCTCGACCTCGATCTCCTGCCAGGCCTGCTCGGCGCCGTCCGACTCGGCGCGCACCTGATCCTGCGCGATCAGCGCGAGAGTGCGGCCGCCGGAATCCCGCAACGGCGTCTCCACCCGGTGTGTGCGCAGCCGGGCCACCGGGGTCAGCGGCCGCCGCCGGACGATCGACCGGACCACGCTGACCAGCTCGGCGGGCACCTCGTCGGAGTCGCCGGGCAGCCGGTGCTCGGTCCGGCCGGCGCCGTCCCCGGGGGTCTTGAGATGCCACCCGGCGTCGTTGCCGCCGGAGCGCCGGCGGAGAGTCCGGCGATTTCTCATCAAGATCAGATCTTCGGTGTCGAAGTAGGTGGCGTCGAGATCGTGGATCTCGGCACCGTCGACTCCGGCGATATCTCCGGCGCCGACCAGATCAGGAAGCTCGAAGGTCTCGGGGACGTCGTACTTGCGCTCGGTCTCGGTGGCGATCTCCACCCGTCCATGGTGCCTGCCGCGGCGGCTGATGCACAGCGGTGTCTCAGGTTCGCCTGGCACCGTGGTGACCCGGCTCGTAAGGAGTGCTGCATGGAGAAGCCCGAACGTCGTCCCGTCCCACTCGCCGCCTCACTCGCCGGTCTGCGCCTTCTCGGCGCCGGCGCGGTTCTCGGCCTGGCCCTCGCGGTGCCCGGGTCATCGGCCCAGGCCGACCCGCCCCGCCCGCCGGCCGCCACCCAGGACTCGGCGGCCGACGACGCCCCGGAGAGCTAGAGCAGCCGGGCGTCGTCGCGCGCGTGCAGGTAGATGGCGCGGGCGTAGTTCGCCGTCGCCGCGTTGTAGTACATCGTGGCCAGGCCGGTGTAGAAGCCGTTCGCTGTCAGCGCGTTCTTCGCGTTGGCCGTGGCGGACCAGCGGATCTCGGCGTCGGTGGTGCTGATGCCGCGGCGCGCGCAGCGCAGGCGGTTCATCTCCTTGCCGGTCTTCCAGGTCTCCAGGGCGTCCTCGGCCTCGCGCATCATGTCCCGCGCCTGTTGCAGGAGGAACTCGGCGAGATCCCAGCTGGCCCGTTCCTCGTCGTTGTGGTACCTCGTCGTCATGCCCTACCTCCCGTGTTACTCGATTTCGAGTGTGAGTGGGATGTCCGGACATGTCGATTTTTTTCGATCGCGCGCGTGAATTCCGCGCCCCCGTCTTGACCTTCACCGGGCGGCAGGCGTGCCCTCGTCGTTGCCGCCGTCGACGACAATGATCGGAATGCTGGAGGAGTTGCGAAGCAGAGTCGAGCGGTGCCGCGCCGCAGCGGCCGAGTCGGGTCTGCCGGTCGAGATCGGGCCGCCGCTCGCGTTGCCGGGGGCGCCCGCGGACGCGCCGCCGGCCGCGGTGGCGGCGTACCGGCTGTTCGAGTGGGTGGCCGGCCCGCTCTTCCGGTTCGACTGCCCCGACGAGCTGCGCTCGATCGAGGGGTGGCGGGCGCGATCCGACATCGAGATGCTCCTGCCCATGCCGATCGAGCTCGGCTGGGAGATGTGGTCGTGGCAGTCCGTGACGAAGGGCCGCCTCGGCGTTCAGGGAGGCGAGGGCATCTGCCTCGATCCGGTCAAGGGCGACGTGTACTACGTCGAGGACTGGGCGTGGTTCCAGAGAAACATCGAGTGGGAGGCCGTCGAGGACGTCCACCACCCGATCGCGCCGGATGCGGTGACCTTCTTCGCCGACTGGGTCTTCGGGCCGCGCTATCCGGAGCTGGTCTCCCTGGTGCTCGGCCCCGGCCTGCTGGAGCACCGCATCCGCAAGGGCCGGCACAAGGGCGAGCTCACCGATGCCTGGCTGCGCCTGCTCCAGCGGGCAGAGCTTCTCGAGGAGCGCACGGCCACGGAGTAGCCGGTAGTGCCGAACAGGTGGCCGACAGCAGGGCCGGCGGCCACCTGTTCCGGTGGGTCAGCGCTCGTCGGGGACCGGGGCGACGCCGATCGGGCAGGTCATGCCGTTCGGGCCGTGGTTGCAGTAGCCGCCCGGGTTCTTGTCGAGGTACTGCTGGTGGTAGTCCTCGGCGTAGTAGTACGCGGTCAGCGGCTTGATCTCGGTGGTGATCGTCCCGTGACCGGCGGCCGTGACCACCGGCTGGAAGGCGTCCCGTGCGGCCGCCGCCGTCTCCGCCTGGGCGTCCGTGGTCGTGTAGATCGCGGACCGGTACTGGGTGCCCACGTCGTTGCCCTGGCGCATGCCCTGGGTCGGGTCGTGGTTCTCCCAGAAGGCCTTCAGTAGGTCGGCATAGCTGATCTTGTCGGGGTCGTGGACCACCTGGACCACCTCGGTGTGGCCGGTCGTCCCGAAGCAGGTCTCCTCGTACGTCGGGTTGGCGGTGAAACCACCCGCGTAGCCGGCCGACGTGGAGTGCACGCCGGGCAGCTGCCAGAAGATCCGCTCCGCGCCCCAGAAACAGCCCATTCCGAAGACCGCGACCTCCAGCCCGTCGGGCCACGGGCCCTTCATCGGGGTGCCGAGCACGGTGTGCCTCTCCGCGACCGGCGTCTCGGTGTCGCGGCCGGGCAGGGCGGTCTCGGCGGTGGGCAGGTCGAGCTTCTTGTACCGCAGGAACACGGTCACTCCCTTCGTCCGGTCTCTGCAACGCTGAGCCGGGTGTATTCCTTACCGACGGCGGCGGCGATCCCGGTGGCCTCGTCGTCGTCGGCGT includes these proteins:
- a CDS encoding DUF695 domain-containing protein, whose amino-acid sequence is MIFKRRRKTEPDPAAAIERFWDWWATARPRAERQIAGHPDDALIAEMGAAVSAIHPELDWEFTAGTSSRHLLVISAVGDPRLRALAERWRRAGPPPDETFGYATARQGNPTALADAQLEIAGHRLDLAELRFSAEVDEDRPRVHVEVWHPRFPELPEGARTQITFLSLDWILGEDAVGIWVGAVTPASGPGASLTGPELAAVVGGLAPAEGEEPWLSMSGTRRGRPLVAMAQTPLRPARWPGHDLHIRVEVPYSRRDDNGFPAKEAFPDLYALEDHIARHLDGAVLVAHETSDGVRTTHLYADRPAAAEALKPLTAAWPDGRVRITVTPDPAWEQVAHLA
- the msrA gene encoding peptide-methionine (S)-S-oxide reductase MsrA, with amino-acid sequence MFLRYKKLDLPTAETALPGRDTETPVAERHTVLGTPMKGPWPDGLEVAVFGMGCFWGAERIFWQLPGVHSTSAGYAGGFTANPTYEETCFGTTGHTEVVQVVHDPDKISYADLLKAFWENHDPTQGMRQGNDVGTQYRSAIYTTTDAQAETAAAARDAFQPVVTAAGHGTITTEIKPLTAYYYAEDYHQQYLDKNPGGYCNHGPNGMTCPIGVAPVPDER
- a CDS encoding SGNH/GDSL hydrolase family protein — protein: MSTIDATSSAHWRWIRVAARAAGAVAGLTALSAGLLMRQAADARRIIPMAEAPPPRGDGVYGAKFGGQPVNLVILGDSSAAGYGVHRPRETPGALFATGVSRRLRRPVRLHRLAVVGSVSAGLPYQVDAACEYEPDLAIILIGGNDVTHFSARDAAVRHLGDAVRRLRAAGCRVVVGTCPDLGAIQPIKPPLRWLARRWSRQLAAAQTIAVVEAGGRTVSLGNLLGPMFEADPGRMYSSDRFHPSAEGYARAVSVMMPTVMAVLGTEDRVAIPVAEDVRALPEAADEAVRAPGTEVAPAGPWARMRRYRWFSARPTAAAPVPSGDSAAGAVGYTPEDHQVG
- a CDS encoding ribonuclease Z; this translates as MRELVALGTASQVPTRHRNHNGYLLRWDDEVILFDPGEGTQRQLLMAGLPVTPLRRICITHFHGDHSLGLPGVLQRISLDRVPHPVHVHYPAGGQEFYDRLRHATSYWDNADIVPGPVGAGFAVETPAGRLTALPLRHSIETYGYRLAEPDSRRMVPALLAERGISGPAVGELLRAGRLGDVALEEVSVVRPGQSFAFVMDTGLCDSVFALADGVDLLVIESTFLAEDTELAAQVGHLTAGQAAAVARECGVRKLVLTHFSQRYPEPDRFLEEARKEFDGPIVIAEDLMRVPVPPRR
- the ppk2 gene encoding polyphosphate kinase 2, coding for MQSEYELASTHPYDGPIAELAGYRVLDDADDDPRLLDADGQPVATWREDYPYDERLSRTDYDHDKRLLQIELLKLQNWCKETGNRLLVLFEGRDAAGKGGTIKRFMEHLNPRGARVVALEKPNQRESTQWYYQRYIKHLPAAGEIVLFDRSWYNRAGVERVMGFCERKEYLEFLRQTPELERMLVRSGIHLVKFWFSVTSGEQRTRFAIRQVDPVRQWKLSPMDLASLDRWDDYTEAKEAMFFYTDTADAPWTVVKSNDKKRARLEAMRYVLHRFDYEGKDIKIVGAPDPLIVGSANLVVENPDASPQVFPRL
- a CDS encoding CYTH and CHAD domain-containing protein, producing the protein MEIATETERKYDVPETFELPDLVGAGDIAGVDGAEIHDLDATYFDTEDLILMRNRRTLRRRSGGNDAGWHLKTPGDGAGRTEHRLPGDSDEVPAELVSVVRSIVRRRPLTPVARLRTHRVETPLRDSGGRTLALIAQDQVRAESDGAEQAWQEIEVELVSGDAAVLDAVEEALFAAGARPAEGPSKVARALAGRLAEHRSAEPTKIKVNPVLAYAREQRDAIIGFDPAARRGEPRAVHQMRVGTRRLRSTLKTYRKSIPDTGIRDELRWLAGVLGAVRDPQVLEEKLLALVQEAGPEFAPAADRVRAHLEDQIETGRTELAGALESDRYLDLLDRIDELVDGDPFHTPDPVNRARKVLAKADDRLDAALASGVEEEIHESRKGFKQARYSVELLVPGHGQDAKRLVKRLTALQDGLGSYQDSNVARGVLRELGEGSFHFGVLYGRQEQVGREELAKVPGLAKAARRRRVRRLF
- a CDS encoding GNAT family N-acetyltransferase, with product MTVSLRPAEDGDLAAIGALHHRSRAAAYAHLIPAETFAARGPEAMSAWWVERWRWERETHRMTVAEVDGELAGFTYLGPSETEGAVELYAIHLAPERVGTGVGRRLMVDALERLGGFGAGRAVLWVLEDNAVARRFYEKGGWLPDGAVRVAPVNDRDLPQLRYSHPL
- a CDS encoding YkvA family protein, producing the protein MAKTLKRAAAFTALARALTAGTRGGPTIAQRLGALPRMIAATVRGRYDGGARLALMVAATAYVVSPVDAVPEMFLVFFGLIDDTVAVTWLAGMILSETERFLEWERTPPALVVE
- a CDS encoding cystathionine beta-synthase, with the protein product MRYYDNVVEIIGNTPLVRLNSVTEGISATVLAKVEYMNPGGSVKDRIALRMVEDAEKAGLLKPGGTIVEPTSGNTGVGLALVAQQRGYKCVFVCPDKVSEDKQNVLRAYGAEVVVCPTAVAPEDPRSYYNVSDQLTRDIPGAWKPDQYSNPANPRSHYEQTGPELWEQTGGKITHFVAGVGTGGTISGVGRYLKEQGPVQVIGADPEGSVYSGGTGRPYLVEGVGEDFWPSAYDREVTDDVIEVSDSDSFEMTRRLAREEGLLVGGSCGMAVVAALEVARKAGPDDVIVVLLPDGGRGYLSKIFNDRWMARYGFLRTQEGTPTVADALAGKGSEIPPLIHVHPTETVRDAIDYMREYGVSQLPVLKAEPPVVTGEVAGSISEKVLLDALFTGQAHLHDTIERHMSQPLPMIGGGEPVAEAVALLEKGDAAMVLVDGKPAGVLTRQDLLAHLS